A genome region from Lentisphaerota bacterium includes the following:
- the secG gene encoding preprotein translocase subunit SecG, whose protein sequence is MNILYYVLCVVEVLVCLLLIGVILLQRSKDGGAAGLSMGGGMGEAIFGAQMGNVLTRVTVILGFIFLTNTLVLAVLSARKDSRSLMDGAVRQPPPAATLPSDFTGAASPEAMPVEIPDVTPSPAVPTPPAE, encoded by the coding sequence ATGAACATTCTTTATTATGTGTTGTGCGTGGTCGAGGTCTTGGTCTGCCTGCTGTTGATCGGGGTCATCCTGTTGCAACGAAGCAAGGACGGCGGCGCGGCGGGCCTGAGCATGGGCGGGGGCATGGGCGAAGCCATCTTCGGCGCGCAAATGGGCAACGTGCTCACCCGTGTCACCGTGATCCTGGGGTTCATCTTCCTGACCAACACGCTCGTGCTGGCGGTCCTCTCGGCCCGCAAGGACAGCCGTTCACTGATGGATGGCGCCGTGCGGCAGCCACCGCCCGCAGCCACCCTGCCCTCTGATTTCACCGGCGCGGCGAGTCCCGAGGCCATGCCTGTCGAGATTCCGGACGTGACGCCGTCTCCCGCCGTCCCAACACCTCCTGCGGAGTGA
- a CDS encoding fumarate hydratase: MTPWTTILTDLIRRTSCDLPEDVERSLRTGRAREASGSRAAAILDTILENTALARAQATPICQDTGTLTFFFDLPDDGSTRPPALEEAAREAVREATRQGWLRRNTIETIGGGSIDDNVAAGSPVCHFEFGAHPWSEVSLMQKGGGCENMSSQYSLPDEALGAGRTLDGVRKCVLHAVWNAQGQGCAPGILGVCVGADRAGGFLEAKRQLLRPLEDCAPDPRLADLERRILDEANTLGIGPMGMGGKTTLLAVKLAAQTRLPASYFVTVAYMCWACRRRTVRVAADGRAC, encoded by the coding sequence ATGACCCCCTGGACCACCATTCTGACCGACCTGATCCGGCGCACCTCGTGCGACCTGCCCGAGGATGTCGAGCGGAGCCTCCGCACCGGCCGCGCCCGCGAGGCGTCCGGCAGCCGCGCCGCCGCCATCCTCGACACGATCCTCGAAAACACCGCGCTCGCCCGCGCCCAGGCGACCCCGATCTGCCAGGACACCGGCACGCTGACGTTCTTCTTCGATCTGCCCGACGACGGTTCCACGCGCCCCCCGGCGCTGGAGGAAGCCGCCCGCGAGGCGGTGCGCGAGGCGACGCGCCAGGGCTGGCTGCGCCGCAACACGATCGAGACGATCGGCGGCGGCTCGATTGACGACAATGTCGCCGCGGGCTCCCCGGTCTGCCATTTTGAGTTCGGGGCGCACCCGTGGTCCGAGGTCTCGCTGATGCAGAAGGGCGGCGGCTGCGAAAACATGAGCTCCCAGTACAGCCTCCCCGACGAGGCGCTGGGGGCGGGACGCACGCTCGACGGGGTGCGGAAATGCGTCCTGCATGCCGTCTGGAACGCACAGGGACAGGGCTGCGCGCCGGGCATCCTGGGCGTGTGCGTGGGGGCCGATCGCGCCGGCGGATTCCTAGAAGCCAAGCGGCAATTGCTCCGCCCCCTGGAGGATTGCGCCCCCGATCCCCGGCTGGCGGATCTGGAGCGGCGGATCCTGGACGAGGCCAACACCCTGGGGATCGGGCCGATGGGCATGGGTGGAAAGACCACGCTGCTGGCGGTCAAGCTGGCGGCGCAGACCCGCCTCCCGGCCTCCTATTTTGTCACGGTCGCCTACATGTGCTGGGCCTGCCGCCGCCGGACCGTGCGGGTGGCGGCCGACGGCCGGGCCTGCTGA